The proteins below are encoded in one region of Bremerella sp. P1:
- the cls gene encoding cardiolipin synthase yields MDLQSVTIVSLILTSIHILGIFAAIDAIMKSRTSQGAIAWMILLILVPYVAFPFYWIFGRSKFQGYVNTRRIRAKDIKENTQTFRAVDPAVVADFHEQPEKLVLERLADFPYTHSNAIRLLVDGEATFDAIYEMISAASEYVLFQTYIFREDGVGRRFTELLKRKAKEGVAIYFLYDEIGSYQLTRKFLHELREASINVRPFHTTRGKGNRFQLNFRNHRKIIVVDGKVAAVGGHNFGDEYLGLSKRFGPWRDTHMRIQGPAVQAVQWSFMEDWYWASGSSLNVNWEEEPAEDGNEVALVIPMGPADTIETCGLFFVHAINSAEKRIWIASPYFVPDKQVICALQLAALRGCDVRIMLPERPDHLLVYLSSFHFISETAIADRITFYRYQPGFLHQKVILIDDEMAAVGTANLDNRSFRLNFEIMVAVVGGEFAHAVEAMLLEDFKHCREVDPQEIQKRSFWFQLAVSGSRLMSPIQ; encoded by the coding sequence ATGGACCTGCAATCCGTTACGATAGTCAGTCTGATACTGACTTCGATCCACATTCTGGGCATTTTCGCCGCGATCGATGCGATCATGAAGTCACGGACTTCCCAGGGTGCGATTGCCTGGATGATTCTGCTGATCCTGGTCCCGTATGTCGCGTTTCCCTTCTATTGGATCTTCGGCCGCAGTAAGTTTCAGGGGTACGTCAATACGCGGCGAATTCGGGCCAAGGACATTAAGGAAAACACGCAAACGTTTCGGGCAGTCGACCCCGCCGTAGTTGCCGACTTTCATGAGCAGCCTGAAAAGCTCGTCCTGGAACGCTTGGCCGACTTCCCCTACACGCACTCGAACGCAATTCGACTGCTGGTCGACGGGGAGGCAACCTTCGATGCAATCTACGAGATGATCTCGGCTGCCTCCGAGTATGTTTTGTTTCAGACCTATATCTTTCGCGAAGATGGCGTCGGTAGGCGATTTACCGAGTTGCTGAAACGCAAAGCGAAAGAAGGGGTCGCCATCTATTTCCTTTACGATGAAATCGGCAGCTATCAATTGACTCGCAAGTTCCTGCATGAACTACGCGAGGCAAGCATTAACGTTCGACCTTTCCACACCACCCGTGGCAAAGGCAATCGGTTTCAGCTGAACTTCCGCAATCATCGCAAGATTATCGTCGTCGACGGCAAAGTTGCCGCGGTCGGCGGACATAACTTTGGTGACGAGTATCTCGGTTTGTCGAAGCGATTCGGCCCATGGCGTGACACGCATATGCGTATTCAGGGTCCGGCCGTTCAAGCAGTGCAGTGGTCGTTCATGGAGGACTGGTATTGGGCTTCCGGCAGCAGCTTGAACGTTAACTGGGAAGAAGAACCGGCTGAAGATGGCAACGAGGTGGCGTTAGTTATTCCGATGGGGCCAGCCGACACGATCGAAACGTGCGGTCTGTTTTTCGTTCACGCGATCAATTCGGCCGAGAAGCGGATCTGGATTGCCTCTCCCTATTTTGTTCCAGACAAGCAAGTGATCTGCGCACTGCAGCTAGCAGCCCTTCGCGGGTGCGACGTGCGAATCATGCTCCCAGAGCGTCCCGACCACTTGTTAGTTTATCTCTCCAGCTTTCACTTCATCTCGGAAACGGCGATCGCGGATCGCATTACGTTCTATCGCTATCAACCTGGCTTTCTTCACCAGAAGGTCATCTTGATCGACGACGAGATGGCCGCAGTCGGTACTGCGAATCTTGATAACCGCTCGTTTCGCCTCAATTTCGAAATCATGGTGGCGGTCGTGGGCGGAGAATTCGCTCATGCTGTCGAAGCAATGCTCTTGGAAGACTTCAAACATTGTCGGGAAGTCGATCCGCAAGAGATTCAAAAACGTTCGTTCTGGTTTCAGCTTGCCGTGAGTGGTTCTCGGTTGATGTCGCCGATCCAATAG